The genomic interval aagaaaaaaaacccaagagagagaaagagacaGGTGGATCCATTTGGCATAGCTTAATCACCAACTCAGCCTGCCatccatgtatttttttttgtcatttaatatgagagagaaaaagaaaaaaaaaaggagtcaTATGTAGAAGCAAAGCAAAGCATATGAAAAGAGAGAACCTATCCAATGAAGCTTTTAAATGTGGTGGTGGAGCTGCCAAACCCTAACCCCCCactttttactctttttttttcctacttaaTGGGTTCTTTTTAttatcataaaaattaaatctttttcttttgttatttaaaaaaatgggtaatattaaaagtagaaaaaaaaaaggtaacatGAAAATTACCCACTTTTCGTGAATGAAAAGAGGTAACCAAATAAGAACACACACCCAACCAACCACTCTTACTCAAAGTATTGAGATCCAATTTCAATGGGTAGATAACCaaatatttcaatatatatttatagcttcaaagaatatatttaatcactatatataataataagtaACTGtaattaaagggaaaaaaaaaaaataagaacacAATTCACAATTTAACCCTCCCCCAATATTGGCCGGCTGGCTCTTTGCTTTTTTCTTCAATAATGGCAATCCACAAGGGTTGGTGCTGAGAAGACAATTGTTTGTGGGGTTGCCGTAAATTGAAACTTTGTCTCCCGGAGATCATCTTCCGGCGCCGGTAGATTCAGATCCAATTCTAGAATGTTCCTTTCCTTCCTTTGATCCTCAGAGGAATTACGATGATGATGATTATTATGTTCCGTGTTTGTAGCCACAGCTAGTTGTTGTGCGCTCGACACGGCGGTTGTGGCTCTGTGTCTTCTCATATGTCCTCCCAATGCTTGACCTGAAGTGAATTCCAATCCACATATAGAACACTCATGAACTTTCCCTCCTTTATGAGCTTGAAAATTTATTCCCGTCGTCCCTTTGGTTGGAATTTGAACTGGAGTCACAATTTTGATGAATTGTGATTCTTCTGGTTCCTCCAGGGTGGTGATCGGCAGCTTAGGCTTCTTGTGGCTAGCGCGGTGGCCGCCAAGGGCTTGAAAAGAAGGGAAAGTCCGATTACAAGTCTTGCactcataaacataaaatccagtGGTTTTAGACATCTCAAAATTGAATCTTTTAGCAGTGATTTTATCAATTTTGAGAGGGTCTTGAAGAATTTGCCTTGGGCGGCGGTGGGAATCTCCTTGAGCTAAAAGAATCAAGCAATTAGCCatatcttcttcctcctcagTACTAATCTCATGATGATCATCATCAAGAACGAGATTATTAGTGTCGCCGGAGATGGAGGAAGAAGCGGCGGGGAATTCATCGGCGCCACCGCAAGAGGAGGAGGAAGTAGCATCAAGACCAGAAGAAAGAAGCCTCATACGCTTGTTACTACGGCGGCCTTTAACAGCAACAATAGTATGAATTTGATCATTAGATCCCACAAACTCTTCTGGGGTTTCCATGAAAgcaatcaaaatcaaaacttttctAAGTATTGAAGTGAGaaaagtgagagagagagagagagagaagtgaGGAGTGAGAGTAGGAAatggttaatatatatatattagtaatgaggGGTTGAAAGCCGCCCACTCGTGAGAGAAAAGGAGTTCCATGTAATGTAAGAGTATGAGTGactttttatttgaaaaaaaaaaaaaaaccgattaatatatagatatatttttttgtataattagAATAGAATGTCACACATCTTGTAGTCACTAACATACTCGTATGCAATTGAGCTATACTCGTTTTGGCTTTAACGAGTAATGCTTAGTATATTATAAgataaaaattacttttaagtACATTTGGGATATATCTTTATACAGCTCATCCCGAGTGATCAATCACAAAAGAAATTtctcttttttagaaaaagatatatttctttatatatattttttttctttttttgagaaTGCATGGAAATGAATGTAGCTATGTAGGTTGCACTCCAACATTATTTTCCTCCTATCACATATTTTTACGCATTCACCATGATCatacatacattaaaaaaaaaagctaaaaatatatatataaaaataataattgaataatTGGTTGAAATACACAAAAATAGttataagttataaatttaGAATGcatgtaaatatattattttttagtacctacaaatctttttatttaattaattaaatttcttgattGAAGTGCCAACCTTAATTGGcgaagaaacaagaaaagctAGTTGGATGAGTTTTGAAGGGGTTTGTTTATGGCTTTTAATTTTTGCTTTCTCACGCCCTTTTTATGCGCCACCTCatcgtttttattttattattaaaaaattgctTGAGACTTTGGATGTGTGTGAATGAGTTCCATACGTATGTGACTTAGTAATATTacaatcatcttcttcttttggtGCCTTCATTTTTCAATAACCCAATTTCACATTATTCATAaagttttcaacttttattcattttcaATGCTTCCTTGTCAAATGTGCTATGAATTTTTTCTAAAGGAAATGAATAAGACTccaatttttatatgaattattAATACTTCCTAAATTCCCCactctttttcaatttcttatcttttattttctattaaagATAAGGCATATTATTATTGAGGGAACGATACTTTCAactttctattattaataagaAATATTAATCTTGTAAGAAgatacaaattatttaaaaaatagaaaattaaattgagAGTTTACATGGGTTAAGAATCTATGTATATATcagtattatattaaatacatcgTTGTTATTAATCTATTCACTCTAATTTTAGGTCTAGTGGCAAATCTATGGGTAAATTATTGTAATGTAACTTTCTCTTTAGATGATATTGATAAGATACTGCAAAATTTTACATGTtaaagagtttgaaagaatATTGGGCCCAAGGAATTGGAGTTGAGGACTAAAAAATTATCGATTTCATGTCATATTAGCTATTTACTTTGTGGGTCCAACGACTAATCAACTCCTCCGATTTTACCATTCCACTCCTTGTCCTCAACATcctttaaatattttctataaggAAAATTTATAGTCGTATAGATATTATTTAAATAGTTATATTTTTCCATCTAAAAGGGGGTTTTGTTCACATTAAGCTCACACAATGCACAAGATGAATCATAAAATAAGATATGACTATTAATAAAGGTAATGATTAAGTGTAGCTTAGGTTGTATCTAATCTCATACGTCTATTTTTTTTAGAcactaaaataaaatcatttttataaaaaaaaaaaattgtcacatGACACATTATTATTGGATGTTATTTAGGCTGCACAAAATATCGGTGCATCACTAAGttttttcattaataaaagctaaaaaaaaaaagaggaaagagagagaagaaaagaaaatgacatATTTAAACCATGCCTATTTCACTCCATACTTTTGAAGAAGAAAACCCCACGATTTAAAGTTATTATATTACATGAAAGGCATGAtgtcataaattaattttcaagcaatatataaataatattccATTCCCTTTTCCCAATTTctgtctttctttctttctcactTCCTCTTCCTTTGCTTGAAGCTTGATGCGAACCCGATTCTTCCTCGGCCGGGTCTACCCAACTAACCAATTAtcttaataaaattcaaaaaataaaataataaccaATCATTTTCTGACACGACAATTAATTACTAAATAATATG from Benincasa hispida cultivar B227 chromosome 10, ASM972705v1, whole genome shotgun sequence carries:
- the LOC120088562 gene encoding zinc finger protein ZAT5, yielding METPEEFVGSNDQIHTIVAVKGRRSNKRMRLLSSGLDATSSSSCGGADEFPAASSSISGDTNNLVLDDDHHEISTEEEEDMANCLILLAQGDSHRRPRQILQDPLKIDKITAKRFNFEMSKTTGFYVYECKTCNRTFPSFQALGGHRASHKKPKLPITTLEEPEESQFIKIVTPVQIPTKGTTGINFQAHKGGKVHECSICGLEFTSGQALGGHMRRHRATTAVSSAQQLAVATNTEHNNHHHRNSSEDQRKERNILELDLNLPAPEDDLRETKFQFTATPQTIVFSAPTLVDCHY